TCTCGTGCGGTCAAGTCTTTGTATCAATGGCATTGGTGAAATGAATGTTTGaagttgagttaaaaaaaagaaaaaaaaaagataagaaccGGCTAGAAAGCTCAAACTCGAAAATGTAAACCCCATTTTATCAGAGTTTTGAAAAAGCCCTTGAATCCATATTGGATCAATTAAAAACTGTTTGAATAAAGcccccaaaaaaattaaataatcttttatatcttattaaagcattttataattttaattaagatttagtgtatatcttattttttcaaaatcctttgactgttaaatttattattatagtcTTTATTGAGGTCCgtgaaaatgttttaactttcATCTTTTAAATCTTTTGGTAAACGGTTGTGaagattcaaaatttaaaattcaatattttcagtaTTAAACGATATAATATTATAGGTTTTTAGATaccatttattaattttcaaaaatgcaaGAAAAAAGTACAATATATAAACAGAAGAAATGAAATAAAAGCAACAGCAAAAGATAATAGTGGGACAAAAGGAAATCATTTGCTTGTGATTTGCTAGGTAGGAAGAATTCACTGTCATGATTGGCGGGTATTGAAGATGAGGCTCGAGATGAGAGGACACGATCAATGCCTAAGAGCTTTTGCTCGAAGGATGGTTCTAATTAATTTGACATTGACTTCTGCTGACTGAGAGAGGAGTTCGAATGTaatctttaatttgtttcttaccgTCTAAATTTTATATGCCACTGATTGAAAGATAAGTTTGACAATGATGTTCAGCTTTTTACGCGGAGCTAGTGACCTCAGCCAGCGAATTACATCCTCAAAAACGACATGCGCAGAGAAGAGATTATGATTGAAGAAAGCAGTCCATATGTCTTTTGAAAGTTCACATTCGAAGAGCATGTGTTTTCTACTCTCTAGATTTTATCAAACAAAGGAGACAATCATGAGGGACATACATACCTCACTTCTTATTGTTCCCAAGTAGTTAGTCAATTTCGAAGAACAAGCCAAACGAATAATGAATGTTAAGGAATTCATTCTTTGAACCAAACAACTTTAAACCAGTCAACTAACAAACCGAGTCAACTTAAAGGGTGCAAAGAATCCTAAGTTTTTGATATTGAGAATAACCTAAGTGGATGATTTAATGAGTTTCTCCAAAGGTAATAATCATATGAATTTGAGTCCAGTAGCGTTGGAAATGAGTGGATACACTCACTTAGCAGCTTAACTAGAGGATGTTTGAGCTTCTATCACCCAAAATTCTATGCCACAAAAAAATGTTCCTATAAATCCATGCCACCTGAAGAGAgctgtttctagagaatataaGCCATATTAACTTCAGTCCAAACACCTGATCGAGTCTTCCAATTTTATGATGCATAAGCCTCCCTCCTTTTCGCGCAGATGGAGTCCCAAGAAACCTTCGCTCATTTATCTGAATGTGAAACTCCATCCCTAAAACGGCGTTACAAATTCTCTCTCAAGCTCTTGAAAGTAGCACTTAGGTAGCAAAAGTTAGAATTACTGATTGTATCAATTGAAGTCTTTATGTGAAGGAGAGGCGTCTAACCGTCCAAGATGAAATACGATTTCGGACCTTATCAATCAAAGGTTGGTAATCACTAATATCTAAGCCCTACTTCTGAAAAAATAGAGGAAGTCCAAGATATTTTTTTCAGAAGAGCACCTTGTTTAAACTGAACCGAGTTGCAATCTCAGGAGAGGCTATATGGTCATTCTCatctaaaaatagatatatGTTTTAGAAAGACTAAGAGCAAGACCCGAACGTTTTCAAATTCTTTCAACAGTTGCAATAAGGGCTGGCATAAAATCCAGAACCCGCGATTCGGACTGAACCCAAACCGAAAAACCCAACACGTTATCCaatccgaaatataaaaatatctgaatgggTCTTGTAGGGTGGTAAGTGTTATTAACCAAACCCGAATAGGTAacctaaaaaatccaaaattaatagtcaatataaatttttgaaacatATAAGCATTTCAAATACTCAATTCAATGTTCATGTTGATATGctatataaaaataagtattaaaattaaataaatacctTAAATACTCAATTAGTCATAGATAAATACTTCAAAAATTTGCTCGTTTAAATAACAAGTCTACTCTATCTATAAGTGAATGGATATTGTTTATAaatgatgtttgatttaacattttattattattatatcaaTTTGATGTGAGATGGATTAGTTTCTGTTCAATttaagtagttttttttatgtCGTGCTTTCAAAATTTGTCTTTTACTTTGGATatatccgaaccaaaccgataTAACtcgaatccgaatgatatatagttactttatgggttttatgatATGTATAACTAATTCAAACCGAAGCTGATCCATACTTATAGAATATTAGAATAAGACCTAGGATGATGAACCTGAAATACCCGATCCAAATCTGAACGGATGTCGAAACATCCAAGCCTAGTTGCAATATGCCTTGAAGCGATCTCTCTCTGTTCCGTCAAAAGATGATAATGATATCATAAAAAAGGACAAGTGTGTAATTAAAGGATCCTTACACATGGATGAGGAGTGAAGACGTCAAAGTTGGCTGCCAAATCGTGATCCCTAAAAGAATATCCAAAGCTAAGACGAGTTTAACGAAGATGAGATAGAATATATCCTGTCAAATCTGGAAAGAAACTTACAGCTCTCAGTTCAGTGCAATCGAATAGTCAAAgggaaaaaaaatacatatatccTGAACAAAACAAGGCAGCAAATTAAAAGCTTCAAAAATGTTTACATATGAAAATGGAATAAAATGCAAATtcgttgtaaatatataatatcttaatttatgaaaaaaattaaattaagaaaagtaaaaactaaactaagagcctgactggttcaaacgcagcggttgcggttgcgggagtttgtggatgcggacggttgcggtttctagcggttttaaaagttttgtacgactggtactgtagttaaaaattggtgcgtttgcgggtgacttatgactggttaactacctaATACGGTAACAGTCAAagaataaattaacaatatttacattaatataattataaaaatatcaaaaatcagaaaattataataaatataaaattatatttagaaagctataattttaatttttgaaaatttattgaaattgtttttattataaaattttataatattaattaaaatataatagatatattttaatatttctataatttcaattttaaaatttttattaaatatctttacttttgtatatatattgtttaaaaaaaaagaaattttgtttgccctcccgcaaccgtccgcaaccgcaaacgctaacTGAAGCccgcttttgaatttatgagatttagAATGGTTTGAAGTagtttagagcgatttgagtgattgttgcaaaccgctgacaaccgctaccaaccgtaAAAGCTGCGTTTGCTGGTGGTAGCGGAAAAAACAGTTGCCTCTCCTAAATAAAGAGAACTTCCAAATTtaagtcaaagtaaataaataacGCAAACTTGTAGTAATTTTGAACGTTTCATCAACTCGtcgaaaaggaaaaaaaaatgtaagtaAATAGCTTAcagtattaaattatatattaaaataatccTATTATTTAGCACGATACTCTACAGTAATGAAgactatataataatataaccCTCTCTCCATTTCAGTTTCCCAATTCgcagcgagagagagagagatggcgcCGCCGGCAACGGAGCGGTGGTTCTGGGCATTGATAATCGTTTTGCTTTCTCTGTTCGTCCGATCGTCTACGGCCATTTATTGCGGCGAAGATGATTGCTATGCTCTCCTCGGGTTCACCTTCTTTTCTTCAAATTCAGATTTTGATTTGaatcttatctctctctctctatctatcttAATCTGTGTGCATTTTCAGAGTGGCTCAAGATGCAAACGCATCGGATATAAAGAGATCTTACTACAAGCTTTCTCTCGAACAGTAAGTATTTGATTTTGGATTTGATTCATTCGATTCGGTCTAATTGTGCGTTTTGGTGGATTAGTCATCCAGATAAGAATCCAGATCCTGAATCCAAGAAGCTCTTTGTTAAGATCGCCACTGCTTACGAGGTACTTACCAAATCCTTAATCGATGAATAGATTTTGTAAATATCTCATTATACATTATCTTATGGATTTAGCAAATTCATGATCATTATATCAGAAAATAGATTTGATAGTCTTCTGTGAGGAAATGTTATTTGGATCTATGAGATTGTTGTGGTGGTTTTCGTTCTAAATTACCAATTAAAGATACGATTTAGTGGATAAACTACAAATCAGAGGTTGATCTTGATTTGTGAAGCCTAGAGGCATACTAGTTACTATTTCTCAAAAGGGTAGTTTTTGAATTGTTTGTAATCTCTTCTTGTTGCAGATTTTGAAAGATAACGAGACTCGTGCACAGTATGATTATGCAATTGAGCATCCAAGTGAGGTCTGTCTGTCcaacattttctgcgaaatgtCATTCTTTGTTTTCTACATCTCTTAAAACCAATCACCTTGTGTTTCTTGTGTGTTTAGGTATTTTACAACACTGCTCAATACTACCGAGCCAAATATGGACATAAGTCGGTAAGATGTTGTTGGATGTTACTGATTACTTCTCTTGCAAAAGTGGCATTTTGAATTTTACACAACTGCCTAATGTGTTTCCAGGATCCTCGTGCTGTTCTTGTTGGTCTGCTGGTAGTTTTGTCTGCGTTTCAGTATCTGAACAACGTTGCAAGGTATAATGAGGTACGTATCATAGACAGGGGGTTTCTCTCACATTGCTAAGCCTATCTTATTATATACTAAGCCTCTCTTGAACAACAGAACTACTCATCTGCGTAACTGTATCATAACATGTCATTAAACGTACGAAATGTGATCTGTCTTAATGTTATTCATATACTTTTATGCTTGCAAACAACATAAGAAAATCTACGGACTCTGGGCACTTTTTCTTAATGGGACCTGCGCCTTTCGTTTTGATGCAGGCTTTGGCAACAGTTAAGCGAACTCCTGCTTACAAAAACAGGCTCAAGGCCTTAGAACTCGAACGCACTGGTGGAGTGTCTAGCAAGAAGAAGGGTCCGAAGCAGATCGACCAGTATGCTCTTCTATTACTCTTTTGTTAGCTCTGAGAATGAGTCTCTTTAGGGACTGTTACTGTATCATATTCGTTTCTTCTTTTGGCAGGAAACTACAGGAAGAGCTAAGCAATGAACTCGACCTACAAATCAAAGGAGCTGAAAAACCGTCCGTCTGGGATCTTCTCGGTGTTCGATTTGTTCTCCTACCTTACACTATCATCAAGGTTTCATGCTTTGAATAATGTCCACGTTTTTTTCAGACTCCCGTTTCAGTTTCTCAAGATCACTGATTCAACTTTCTATCTCCTTGCAGCTTCTAGTTTGGTACAGCAGTTGGGTATGGAGGTATAAGGTTAAGAAAGCTCCTTATTCATTTGAAGACGCATCTTACCTAACCCGAAGATCACTTGGGGTGCCTCTCGACGCATGGACTAATCTCGGTATCCTTCTATTCACCTGAACCAACACATGAATAAAAGATTTGATTCTAATGCAATGTGTTGATTTATCAGATGAATATAAGAAGGAAGATCTGGTGCAGAGAAGGCTATGGGAGAAGCAGAACCTTGAGAACTACTATGCAGAGATGCGTAAAGAATCAAAGCGGAGAAGATAGGTCCACTTACCACTTATCACTTACCATGCAAGGAGGGGGATACACATGAGAAGTCAAGTTTCGAAGCACTTTTGTTACCATTATTACTTTTAATGTTGCTAAGATATCTGAACAAACAAACCAGTTACAAGGAGAGACAGTATAATTGTATGGTACACGGAACCAAATCTCAATTTAGCATATACAAGTTGGATCATGTCTGATAATGGGCTATGGGCATGGTCCGGTTTTGACTCAACTTTTGTTTAACCAAGTTTTCTGTGTGGTATGTTCAAAACTATCTTTCGTACTGAAAATTGGATGGTAACAGAGGAAGGTGATAACTTCGTGTTCACCCAAGAACATAGAGAAACAGCATGATTAGGAAGATgttaacttcctggtgttcgGCTTCCGGTCAAGCGATTCTTCTTGcctaaaaaataaatgaaaatcttCTTTAGAACATTTTTAATCCCATTAAAAGAAATACTCCAACCCATTCTATTTTTCTTGGCAGATTTTGCTGAACAAAAGTCTCTTCATCTGTTCAAATACCTTATTTATGGGAAGGCGTATCATTCCTAACTTAAAGATCACTTTGGATGCCTCTCGATTCATGGACTAATTAATACCAGTATTAAGCctgggcaaaaaaaaaactgaaatcgaAGAATCGAACCAAAATACCCGAAACTCGGAGCAGACAAAAACCCTCAAATACCCGaacaattattatatttgttatattCTAAATAACTGAACCGAACTGGGAACCGTATCGAGAACCGAATGAATacccaaatatataaatatattaattatatataaataacataattaaatatatatatatctataattgAAAAATCTATTTAATGTATCTGAAAAAATTTAAggaaaactaaattattataaagtatacTAACTAGTCGAAAGTATCCGAAAATATCCAGATAGTTTTcttcaaaatatctaaaataatttgaaatatctgagattttatctaaatcatcctaattattcgatattttatccaaaatatccgAGATTTTACCTGAATTACCCGAACTACCCGCAATAACCAAACCATAACTGAAACAAAATgagaacaaattttttttctgaatattttccggttcctagTTATACTATCCAAACCGAATCCAAAACTATATGAACCGGACCTGAACCAAAAATAGGTCAGGTAGTAAATGAATCTTCTAGTCCCTTACGAACTACGCGATACCAGGAatacccaaaccaaaccgaaatcaaAATACCCAATCTTAATCGGTATCATTCTATTCACCTGAACCAATGCATGAATAAAAGAGTAATTAATATAATGTGTTGCTTTATCAAATGAATATAAGAACGAAGATCTGATGCAAAGAAGGCTATGGGAGAAGCCGAACTTCGAGAATTACTATGCAGAAATGCATAAAGAATTAAAGCGGAGAAGATAGGTGCACATAGGCCTGGACACATTTATTTAGAACCGAAGAACTGAACCGAATTGAACTAAATCGAATAGAAAAACGAAGTTTAGTTTGAATTTGGATATTATAATTATCGGAGCGGAACATGTAGGTACACTTAGGGTTGGACACATTTATTTAGAACCAAAGAACTGAACCGAAtcgaacaaaaaaagaaaaacgaagTTTAGTTCAGATTTGGATATTATGAATTATCGGAGCAGATCATATtcctaaaaccaaaaactataAGATATCTACACAAATGGACCAGTTACAAGAAATACAGTATTACAAGTTGGATCCTGTCCGATAATGGGCATGGTCCGTTTTTTACTCAATCTTtgtttaacaaattttatcCGTGGCTTCAAATCTATCTCTGATTAAAATTCGAATTCTAACAAGCAGGCGCACAACATCATTAATACGAACGATAAAGACTTCTTCATGATCACCTCATGACCTCAAGGGAgggtaactttttttttttgttattactaGAAAAGGAAGAGACAGGTACAGAGAAGGAAGCTCAGGCTAACACGAGATAATTCGTCCTGATTATGCAAGCTGACATCAAAGTGATTGAAACTAAAATGTGAATGACGGCTATCAGGTTTTGGTTATACATTGCTTTGCTTATACATCTTGGTATCTAATACTTGCTTCCCACACATGGCACACAATCCTGCACAACAGATAGGTAGAAGTATTTACTACTGTATGACTATCTAATTAGAAGTGTTATAACAGATAGGTAGATGTGATTACTATATTTACCTTTGCTATAGGCACATGTGTGACAATGTTTACCATCTTGATGCACTTGCTGCTTGCAGATCATACACTTTGTCGTAGCGGTACCGTAAGGTGAGCATCTATAAACGAAGAAACATCATAAGACAAGATCAGAAGCAGCAAGgaaaagacaaaaagaaaaaaaaaccgaagaagagaaaaataacAATGAGAACGCTAATCCTCTAACTCGTCCTTATAGATAGTTGTAATCAGTTCTCCGATTACGAGTACTATAACTCTACACCGCAATCAGATATTAGAGTATTAAAATGTCGTTAACATTTTCAatgcatttatttatttaatttatttaaaaaatattattaattaacaaaatcaaacaagatactaaattaaaattagaataataaatttaattatataatatatgtaaagaaATTGAATGGCATGTTCGATGAAAACTTAGGAATATGATTTAGTATAAATggattaaaactaaaaaaatgacTAGCATTCACAGTAGACTATAGAGTTTAATGGGTTTGAAGATCTTTGTAATATTTTCCGAGATGTTAAAATGAATTTTGAGCCAAAAGTTGGTaatgaattcgtcgtaaaaaagaaaaggttagtaaTGAACAGCAGATATTTTTACTAGAAATGCACACGATGTAAATTAACAGCAGATATTGGCAGATGAATTAAACTTGACCACGAGGTGAATTAACATGAGAAAGCTCTTAAGCTGCAGACTCTAACCACGAATCAAAATAGCCCACGTGGATTCAGTAGCCAATAAAAACCTTCCATCGTGGATAACCAGCGAGATGGCAAAATGAAGAGCTTCGTAGACCTTCTTCTCCAACTAGAGGCTCTCCGGTAAACGGGCAATACCCTCGTCTTTCACCTTTCTCTTCTCCTTCCGAATTTGAACTCACCCACCTGGACATGACAATGGCGATCAATAAAAAACTCTTATCTCTTGTACTCCTCGTATCCTCCCTATCATCAATCGCATCAGCATCCTTCTCAGATCCAGATTCCGATTCAGATCTCACCAACGAGCTCGTTTCCCTCAGATCAAACTCCGAATCAGGCGTAATCCATCTCGACGACCATGGAATCTCCAAATTCCTCATCTCCTCTCCCACACCTCGTCCTTACTCAATCCTCGTCTTCTTCGACGCCACTCAGCTCCACAGCAAAACGGAGCTCCGTCTCCAAGAGCTCCGCCGCGAGTTCGGCCTCGTCTCCGCCACCTTCCTCGCCAACAACAACGGATCCGATCTGAACAAGCTTTTCTTCTGCGAGATCGAGTTCTCGCGGTCCCAGTCTTCCTTCCAGCGATTCGGCGTCAACGCTCTCCCTCACATCCGTCTCGTAACCGCTTCAACAGCGAAACTAAGCGACGAATCTGGTCAAATGGATCAGTCTGATTTCGCGAGGTTAGCCGAATCCATGGCTGAGTTCGTCGAGCAGCGAACCAAGCTCACCGTCGGTCCGATCCAACGTCCGCCGTTTCTTTCCAAGGCGCAGATCAGCGTCATCGTGGCGATGATCGTAATCGCGACTCCGTTTGTCATCAAACGGATTCTGAGAGGAGAGACTCTTCTCCATGACCATAGGCTTTGGTTATCAGGCGCTATCTTCATCTACTTCTTCAGCGTCGCGGGAACGATGCACAACATTATCAGGAAGATGCCTATGTTTCTTCAGGATCGTAACGATCCGAACAAGCTTGTTTTCTTCTACCAAGGATCTGGGATGCAGCTTGGAGCTGAGGGGTTCGCTGTGGGGTTCTTGTACACTGTCGTTGGGTTGCTCTTGGCGTTTGTTACTAATGTGCTTGTTCGGGTTAGGAACCTTAATGTTCAGAGACTGGTGATGCTTGTGGCTCTGGTTGTGTCCTCCTGGGCTGTGAAGCAAGTTGTTTACTTGGATAATTGGAAGACTGGTTATGGGATTCATCCCTATTGGCCATCGAGTTGGCAGTGAGGTGATGGGGGTTTAGTTTTCAAGACATTTTCTGGAACTGAGTTATTATGATATGTTGGACTTTTTGTGTTTTGAATCAGTGTAGTACAATTTCAGATGGTTTTAAACTCATTACTGCTTTGCTACTTCCTTGTTACTCTATATAGTCAGTGTCAACCATTGCCCACTCTTCTGTAGGCTCTGTATAGGAGGAGCCATACTCAGAAATTCAGATACTTTTGGGCTCTCTATCTGCATATTGCCAAATTGTTAGGATAAGTGAATTTAGAGTCTGGAGATCACTCTAAGATAGTTTTTATAACATTCTACTTATCGTTCCCGATTGTTTGTGTGCATTGTGCGTTTCcatgttataatattttacttATCATAACACTAAAACGTACAGCAGGCCCCTTACATAACCACGTAGAGTTTATATGTGCATCTAGTCTTTcgtagaaaaaaatgattttgctTAGAAGATGATGTAGCATTATGGGATCTTTTGGCTATGTTTTTTGATCTTCCTTGGTTTCATTTCTCTGAAAATGTATTTCCATCTCATTCTCATGTTTCTATCTGTTTGAAGAATCAGTCTGAGTCGAGATTTGTTTGCTGAGTATGAATTCTTTGTACAATTTAATATGATAGAGATAAAACTTTCGGTTTGTGTGCGTGGGCACCATGCTCTTCTCGTAAAAATTGAGAAAGGGCTTTGCTTTATTGACACTC
The Brassica napus cultivar Da-Ae chromosome A1, Da-Ae, whole genome shotgun sequence DNA segment above includes these coding regions:
- the LOC106376870 gene encoding probable dolichyl-diphosphooligosaccharide--protein glycosyltransferase subunit 3B — protein: MTMAINKKLLSLVLLVSSLSSIASASFSDPDSDSDLTNELVSLRSNSESGVIHLDDHGISKFLISSPTPRPYSILVFFDATQLHSKTELRLQELRREFGLVSATFLANNNGSDLNKLFFCEIEFSRSQSSFQRFGVNALPHIRLVTASTAKLSDESGQMDQSDFARLAESMAEFVEQRTKLTVGPIQRPPFLSKAQISVIVAMIVIATPFVIKRILRGETLLHDHRLWLSGAIFIYFFSVAGTMHNIIRKMPMFLQDRNDPNKLVFFYQGSGMQLGAEGFAVGFLYTVVGLLLAFVTNVLVRVRNLNVQRLVMLVALVVSSWAVKQVVYLDNWKTGYGIHPYWPSSWQ
- the LOC106376868 gene encoding chaperone protein dnaJ 50, which codes for MAPPATERWFWALIIVLLSLFVRSSTAIYCGEDDCYALLGVAQDANASDIKRSYYKLSLEHHPDKNPDPESKKLFVKIATAYEILKDNETRAQYDYAIEHPSEVFYNTAQYYRAKYGHKSDPRAVLVGLLVVLSAFQYLNNVARYNEALATVKRTPAYKNRLKALELERTGGVSSKKKGPKQIDQKLQEELSNELDLQIKGAEKPSVWDLLGVRFVLLPYTIIKLLVWYSSWVWRYKVKKAPYSFEDASYLTRRSLGVPLDAWTNLDEYKKEDLVQRRLWEKQNLENYYAEMRKESKRRR